A single region of the Salvia splendens isolate huo1 chromosome 18, SspV2, whole genome shotgun sequence genome encodes:
- the LOC121777445 gene encoding disease resistance protein RGA2-like: protein MDGGAAIEVLVQNLINALREEYSLLRGLDEDAQTLQRTLIVIMAYLSDAEKKFITQDAVKIWLRELEALAFDADNVLDKLSYHLLSKKVKKMKTPTAKDKVLSCFSSFSRVSRRHNMANTIKQINAEFESMNKRAADLGLQSMIVNAPDVAVVSFETDSLSLDPIFIGRDDDVPKLVDMLTPIHQDRIFSMVALVGMGGVGKTTLTRKVFNHERVKARFGSLIWVHVSQTFDPITLFNKIYSTLASNTVDRIEIKEVILKRLQEVLKSKTYLLVLDDVWNEDVTKWEDFINSISGVTSTKGNGMIITTRSQKVSSIVNSLEYALSGLSDHDCWSIIKAKAAFDGNGEVASRFEIIGRKIAERCGGLALAANVVGGVLRYKSEEEWRLIAENWLSDGEGGENISRILKLSYDHLSSPSLKKCFAYCSVFPKGYVGMKQELIELWMAEGFLQQNQIDDMESVGNMFFNVFLQMSLLQGASKDDYGNVEHFVMHDLVHDLASSVLSNNANGSTIVRYMFLEKESIPIPKEVAKHVRTLFLKGGTSATMFLNFKCLHNLTLDYTDLPNSIRELIHLRNLNVSYTGELPDWIGELHHLQTLRTESWKLPNTLKYLINLRHLYIRQYAELPTEIGRLTSLQTLPYFTVGEDKGYRIKELGSLKNLKGTLGIQHLERVPDKEEALEANICQKPNLYELVLEWSDGREDERNDESVLEGLQPHINLKKLKIYGFKGKIFPTWAAKMAVRDGLQRSWVPLDNVIEIRLYRCSEIEEIPAMEHLANLRSLTLWELKKVRLINSSFGNLKSLRIEKFEALECLGEELFYNNHNLSKLRIKKCSVLRELPDGLNTLESLEELIIMDCPKLKSIGSPSVVAGQGQGILSWVRIIGCEELVEFPRQMLESWAPTMATLDLEGLRSLENLPMLIDCLAKSNHLKRMRIAGVPNFKATGSVKRWGLGSLEKLNIDVSVEWSRENSGAIEDAVDGMLQGCCNSLYELIVRGVEDWEWLPQSIQHLTAIQRLELKNVGVEELPQWFENLSSLFELCLVGCNKLRRLPSVDALRRLNQLVIKDCTELSIDPEWRDHPNLTIYVDGLHI from the coding sequence ATGGATGGAGGTGCTGCCATCGAAGTTCTTGTCCAAAACCTGATCAACGCTTTAAGGGAAGAGTACTCTCTACTTCGAGGTCTCGATGAAGACGCGCAAACGCTGCAGAGGACTTTGATCGTGATCATGGCCTACTTGAGTGATGCAGAGAAGAAATTCATCACTCAAGATGCTGTCAAGATCTGGTTGAGGGAGCTCGAAGCTCTGGCTTTCGATGCTGATAATGTCTTGGACAAACTCAGCTATCATCTTCTCAgcaaaaaagtgaagaaaatgaagacACCCACAGCCAAGGATAAGGTACTGTCATGCTTCTCTTCCTTTAGTCGCGTTTCACGTCGGCATAATATGGCTAATACAATCAAACAAATCAACGCGGAATTTGAGTCTATGAACAAAAGAGCAGCAGATCTTGGCCTTCAAAGCATGATTGTGAATGCACCTGATGTTGCTGTTGTTTCCTTTGAGACTGATTCGTTGAGTCTTGATCCCATCTTTATTGGAAGAGATGATGATGTGCCTAAACTAGTTGACATGCTCACCCCGATCCACCAAGATCGGATCTTTTCCATGGTTGCTCTTGTTGGAATGGGGGGTGTGGGGAAGACTACATTGACTAGGAAAGTCTTTAATCATGAAAGGGTAAAGGCTCGATTCGGATCACTTATTTGGGTTCATGTTTCTCAAACTTTTGATCCAATCACTCTTTTCAACAAAATCTATTCAACGTTGGCTTCAAATACAGTTGACAGGATTGAGATCAAGGAAGTTATCTTGAAAAGGCTTCAAGAAGTTCTGAAGTCTAAAACTTATCTTCTTGTTCTTGATGATGTATGGAATGAAGATGTTACAAAGTGGGAAGATTTTATAAATTCCATTTCAGGAGTTACTTCTACCAAAGGGAATGGCATGATCATCACTACCCGGAGTCAGAAGGTTTCTTCAATTGTGAACTCACTCGAATATGCTTTGAGTGGCTTATCAGACCATGATTGTTGGTCCATAATCAAAGCAAAAGCTGCTTTTGATGGAAATGGAGAAGTTGCATCAAGATTTGAGATTATTGGAAGAAAGATTGCAGAAAGATGTGGGGGTTTGGCCTTAGCTGCCAATGTAGTCGGGGGTGTGCTTCGCTACAAGTCCGAAGAAGAGTGGCGCTTAATCGCTGAAAATTGGCTTTCAGATGGCGAAGGAGGTGAAAATATTTCAAGAATATTGAAACTCAGCTATGATCATTTGTCTTCGCCATCACTCAAGAAGTGCTTCGCGTATTGTTCAGTTTTCCCCAAAGGTTACGTTGGGATGAAGCAAGAGCTGATCGAACTATGGATGGCAGAAGGGTTTCTTCAACAAAACCAAATCGATGATATGGAATCTGTGGGAAACATGTTTTTTAATGTGTTTCTACAGATGTCTCTGTTGCAAGGTGCAAGCAAAGATGATTATGGAAATGTGGAACATTTTGTGATGCATGATCTTGTGCATGATCTTGCATCTTCTGTTTTATCTAATAATGCAAATGGCAGCACCATAGTTCGATACATGTTTCTCGAGAAAGAGTCGATTCCTATTCCAAAAGAAGTGGCCAAGCATGTGCGTACATTATTCTTAAAAGGCGGAACTTCTGCTACCATGTTCCTAAACTTCAAATGTTTGCATAATCTAACACTTGATTATACCGATCTACCCAATTCGATTAGGGAGTTGATACATTTGAGAAATCTTAATGTTTCGTATACAGGAGAGTTGCCGGATTGGATTGGTGAACTCCATCACTTGCAAACTTTAAGAACAGAATCATGGAAACTCCCGAATACGTTGAAGTACTTGATTAACTTGAGGCATCTTTATATCAGGCAGTATGCAGAGTTGCCTACGGAGATTGGGAGATTAACTAGTCTCCAAACACTACCTTACTTCACAGTGGGCGAAGACAAGGGCTATCGAATTAAAGAACTTGGAAGTTTGAAGAATCTCAAAGGAACACTAGGGATTCAGCATCTTGAAAGGGTGCCTGACAAAGAAGAGGCTTTGGAAGCAAATATATGTCAGAAGCCGAACTTATATGAGTTGGTGCTTGAATGGAGTGATGGCAGAGAAGATGAAAGAAATGATGAAAGTGTGTTGGAAGGTCTCCAACCTCATATAAATCTTAAGAAGTTGAAGATTTATGGATTCAAAGGTAAAATATTTCCAACATGGGCTGCGAAGATGGCCGTGCGGGATGGGCTTCAACGCTCTTGGGTACCACTTGACAATGTGATTGAGATAAGACTGTATAGATGCTCAGAGATTGAGGAAATCCCCGCGATGGAGCACTTAGCTAATCTTAGATCTCTTACTTTGTGGGAATTGAAGAAGGTGAGGCTCATAAATTCCTCATTTGGTAATTTAAAGTCCCTCAGAATAGAAAAGTTTGAGGCATTGGAATGTCTAGGAGAAGAGCTATTCTATAACAATCACAATCTCTCAAAGCTGAGGATTAAGAAGTGTTCTGTGTTGAGAGAATTACCGGATGGATTAAACACACTCGAATCTCTGGAGGAGTTGATCATCATGGATTGTCCAAAGCTGAAGTCGATTGGGAGTCCAAGTGTCGTGGCAGGACAGGGCCAAGGAATCCTCAGTTGGGTGCGCATCATAGGATGCGAAGAGCTGGTGGAATTTCCTCGTCAAATGCTGGAGTCGTGGGCGCCAACAATGGCGACTCTCGACCTGGAGGGACTAAGGAGCCTTGAGAATCTACCAATGCTGATTGACTGCCTCGCTAAATCAAATCATCTGAAAAGAATGAGAATCGCTGGCGTTCCTAATTTTAAGGCTACCGGTAGCGTTAAGAGGTGGGGTTTAGGCAGCTTGGAGAAGTTAAACATAGATGTGAGTGTGGAGTGGTCAAGGGAGAATAGTGGTGCCATTGAAGATGCTGTGGATGGAATGTTGCAAGGATGTTGCAACTCACTTTATGAGTTAATAGTGAGAGGGGTGGAAGATTGGGAGTGGCTGCCCCAATCAATTCAACATCTTACTGCTATTCAAAGGTTGGAATTGAAGAATGTAGGGGTGGAAGAATTGCCACAATGGTTTGAGAACCTCTCCTCTCTGTTTGAGTTATGTCTAGTTGGTTGCAACAAGTTGAGACGGCTGCCCTCTGTGGATGCGTTGAGGCGATTGAATCAGTTAGTGATTAAAGATTGCACTGAGCTAAGTATTGATCCGGAGTGGCGCGACCATCCCAATCTCACCATCTACGTCGATGGCCTCCACATTTGA
- the LOC121777446 gene encoding selenoprotein F-like translates to MGSLKLVMALIPLILLFSVCEAEQKLSTKECENLGFTGLALCSDCHTFAEYIKDQELVSDCLKCCAEDSDDATSKVIYSGAILEVCMRKLVFYPELVGFIEEEKDKFTSVKVQYAFNSPPKLIMLDDDAQPKETIRVDNWKREHILQFLKEKVKPASDS, encoded by the exons ATGGGATCTTTGAAATTGGTTATGGCATTAATTCCATTAATTTTGCTGTTCTCTGTTTGTGAAGCAGAGCAGAAGTTGAGCACTAAAGAATGTGAGAATCTAGGGTTTACTGGCCTCGCCCTTTGCTCCGATTGTCACACATTTGCTGAATATATCAAAGATCAAG AGCTGGTGTCTGATTGTCTGAAGTGTTGTGCCGAGGATTCAGATGATGCCACAAGCAAG GTTATATATTCTGGTGCGATTTTAGAGGTGTGCATGAGGAAACTGGTGTTTTATCCCGAGCTAGTTGGGTTTATCGAGGAGGAGAAGGATAAATTCACTTCGGTCAAAGTTCAATACGCTTTCAATTCTCCACCCAAGTTGATCATGTTGGATGACGACGCACAGCCTAAGGAAACCATTAG AGTTGATAACTGGAAACGAGAGCACATTCTGCAATTCCTCAAGGAGAAAGTTAAGCCGGCCTCGGATTCCTAA